A genomic window from Acidobacteriota bacterium includes:
- a CDS encoding DUF433 domain-containing protein, with amino-acid sequence MSKARKQLIEGSNLYGIEPREVPLYSLLQASRYLKIPFGTLRSWVRGRDYPSGNEQGKKFSGPVILLSDPDVARLSFMNLVEAYVLNGIRRVENVPFYKVRNAIKYLEDKSPSKHPLADKLFLTNGVDLFIEDLGQLVNVSRGGQLAIRNVVEEYLRRIDRDPTKLLPVRLYPFLRSPHQAEEPKRVMIDPLVSFGRPVLAKTGVPTAIVAERFYAGDSTDELGRDYGVEREEIEEAVRYEAPARKAA; translated from the coding sequence ATGAGCAAAGCGCGCAAACAACTGATTGAAGGCAGTAATCTCTACGGCATTGAGCCGCGGGAGGTGCCCCTCTATAGCCTCTTGCAAGCTTCGCGCTACCTGAAAATTCCGTTTGGGACATTGCGTTCATGGGTAAGAGGCCGTGACTATCCAAGCGGAAATGAGCAAGGCAAGAAGTTCTCAGGCCCAGTTATTTTATTGTCTGACCCTGACGTTGCGCGCTTGTCTTTCATGAACCTCGTCGAAGCTTACGTGTTGAATGGAATCCGGCGGGTCGAAAACGTCCCTTTTTACAAGGTCCGAAACGCGATCAAGTACCTTGAAGACAAATCTCCTTCGAAACATCCGCTGGCCGACAAGCTGTTTCTGACCAATGGCGTGGATTTATTCATTGAGGATTTGGGGCAACTGGTCAATGTCTCGCGTGGCGGACAACTTGCCATCAGAAACGTCGTCGAAGAATATCTGCGCCGCATTGACCGTGACCCGACGAAACTTTTGCCGGTGCGCCTCTACCCATTTCTGCGCTCGCCTCATCAAGCCGAAGAACCGAAACGAGTAATGATTGATCCATTGGTTTCATTTGGCCGTCCCGTGCTTGCGAAGACCGGGGTGCCGACTGCGATCGTGGCCGAACGTTTTTACGCCGGGGATTCGACGGACGAATTAGGTAGGGACTATGGCGTCGAAAGAGAAGAGATCGAAGAAGCGGTCAGGTACGAAGCTCCCGCTAGAAAAGCAGCTTGA
- a CDS encoding aminopeptidase P family protein produces MLKPTRSVFIAFLLLTTVVPAQEGFSPFTTDFPPEEFAARRTEVYKAIGENGLALVQGAPSPAGYTRFRQSNEFYYLCGIEVPHAYLLLDGATRRASLYLPHRNEGRERGEGKMLSAEDAAEVVKLSGVETVYGSDLLNEHLARATRTSGRALFTPFSPAEGFAMSRDLAVRVIGDYAADPFDGRPSREGALIQTLRGRFPQFEIKDLTPALDRLRLIKSPRELALIKKATRLGGLALMEAMRSTEPGIYEHELDGMAKYVYYRNGAQGEAYYSLIASGRNAWYPHYNAGKRQMRDGDFLLMDFAPDVGYYMSDVTRMMPVNGVFNAWQRELYGFYLGCYQAVLKAINPNVTAQVVIQEAVKEMEQLLASSKFSKPAYENAAKAFVARYQASAKNPNASLGHWVGMATHDDGPHEGPLRAGMVFTIEPALTVPEEQIYIRLEDLIIITATGKEIVSDFVPMEIDAIEKLMKEEGMLQRYPKDGGLPKP; encoded by the coding sequence ATGCTCAAACCAACCCGCTCTGTATTCATTGCGTTTTTGCTCCTGACCACTGTCGTCCCCGCGCAGGAAGGCTTTTCGCCCTTCACCACCGATTTCCCGCCCGAAGAATTCGCCGCCCGCCGCACCGAAGTTTACAAGGCCATCGGCGAGAACGGCCTTGCCCTAGTGCAAGGCGCGCCGAGTCCCGCTGGCTACACGCGCTTCCGCCAGTCGAACGAGTTTTACTACCTCTGCGGCATCGAAGTCCCGCACGCCTATTTGCTGTTGGATGGCGCGACGCGGCGGGCCTCGCTCTACTTGCCGCATCGCAACGAAGGGCGCGAACGCGGCGAGGGGAAAATGTTGTCGGCGGAAGACGCAGCGGAGGTCGTCAAGCTGAGCGGCGTTGAGACGGTGTATGGCAGCGACTTGTTGAATGAGCATCTGGCGCGGGCGACGCGCACCAGCGGGCGCGCGCTGTTTACGCCCTTCAGCCCGGCGGAAGGCTTTGCGATGAGCCGCGATCTGGCGGTGCGCGTGATTGGCGATTACGCGGCTGATCCCTTTGACGGGCGGCCTTCGCGCGAAGGCGCACTGATTCAAACGTTGCGCGGGCGCTTCCCGCAATTCGAGATCAAAGACCTGACGCCGGCGCTCGACCGCTTGCGGCTGATCAAGAGTCCGCGCGAGTTGGCGTTGATCAAAAAGGCTACGCGGCTCGGCGGTTTGGCGTTGATGGAGGCGATGCGTTCGACCGAGCCGGGCATTTATGAACACGAATTGGATGGGATGGCGAAGTACGTTTATTACCGCAACGGCGCGCAGGGCGAGGCCTATTACTCGCTGATCGCCAGCGGGCGCAACGCCTGGTATCCGCACTACAACGCGGGCAAGCGGCAGATGCGCGACGGCGATTTTCTGCTGATGGATTTCGCGCCGGACGTGGGCTACTACATGAGCGATGTGACGCGGATGATGCCGGTCAACGGCGTGTTCAACGCCTGGCAGCGCGAGCTATACGGCTTTTATCTCGGCTGCTATCAGGCAGTGCTGAAGGCGATCAACCCCAACGTCACCGCGCAAGTGGTTATTCAGGAAGCCGTCAAAGAGATGGAGCAGTTGCTGGCTTCGTCCAAATTTTCCAAGCCTGCATATGAGAATGCGGCGAAGGCCTTTGTCGCGCGCTATCAAGCCTCGGCGAAAAATCCAAATGCTTCGCTGGGTCATTGGGTCGGTATGGCAACGCACGACGACGGCCCGCACGAAGGGCCGTTGCGCGCCGGGATGGTCTTCACGATTGAACCCGCGCTGACCGTGCCCGAAGAGCAGATTTATATCCGCCTGGAAGACCTGATCATCATCACCGCGACCGGCAAAGAGATCGTTTCCGATTTCGTGCCGATGGAGATAGATGCAATTGAAAAGCTGATGAAAGAGGAAGGGATGTTGCAGCGGTATCCAAAAGATGGCGGGTTGCCGAAACCGTAA
- a CDS encoding BrnA antitoxin family protein, which produces MNANNLKTPSETDWARIDALTDEEIDTSDIPPLTDQFFAQATWRLPRKKEEVTLKVDATVLEWYRAQGEEFQQLIEAALRIYADAHRVTN; this is translated from the coding sequence ATGAACGCCAACAATTTGAAGACGCCCTCAGAAACGGATTGGGCACGTATTGATGCGTTGACGGATGAGGAGATTGATACGTCCGACATTCCGCCGCTGACCGATCAATTCTTTGCGCAGGCAACTTGGCGGCTACCGCGCAAAAAAGAGGAAGTGACCCTTAAAGTAGACGCCACTGTACTTGAATGGTATCGCGCGCAAGGCGAAGAATTTCAGCAACTCATCGAAGCCGCGCTTCGCATTTATGCCGATGCACACCGAGTGACCAATTAA
- a CDS encoding BrnT family toxin has protein sequence MRFDWDEAKNRINIRKHGFDFADAWQIFEGPVLTVPETREDYGEDRWIGIGFLQARVVVVVYVERGFDMLRIISLRKAQKHERQQFEDALRNGLGTY, from the coding sequence GTGAGGTTTGATTGGGACGAAGCCAAAAACCGCATTAACATCCGCAAGCACGGTTTTGATTTTGCCGATGCTTGGCAAATCTTTGAAGGCCCTGTGTTGACTGTGCCAGAGACAAGGGAAGATTATGGCGAAGACCGTTGGATCGGAATCGGTTTTTTACAAGCGCGTGTGGTCGTAGTTGTGTATGTCGAGCGCGGGTTCGACATGCTACGCATTATCTCGTTGCGAAAGGCTCAAAAACATGAACGCCAACAATTTGAAGACGCCCTCAGAAACGGATTGGGCACGTATTGA
- a CDS encoding ABC transporter permease — MRTDITENFWMAIDTLRANKLRSFLTVIGVVIGVMTVMAIASIISGIDYAVTQQIESFGTNSLFINKFDRGIRFGPPTREERMRKPLTYDDAVALAQLPSVSISVPLLNITNDYFGRKIEVKGGGTQSAAVLLQGTLPDYEKAGIWVISAGRFFTQGENDNTDEVCVIGASVADQFFPFGSPLDKTITIGGREFRVIGVLEKREQLFGGGQGNNDQNNIIFMPYSLALRLKPRADDVFILAVAKPGMLKTAQDQVADLLRIRRQVSFGQPNNFGIQTADSIIDTFRSITFGVALAMIAISSVGLMVGGIGVMNIMLVSVTERTKEIGIRKAIGGKRRDILWQFLIEAMTLTGLGGLIGLFFGWLITLLIKLIVPSYVPLWAPIAGFVSSVGIGLIFGLWPAWKAARMDPIEALRYE, encoded by the coding sequence ATGAGAACTGACATAACCGAAAATTTCTGGATGGCGATTGACACGTTGCGCGCGAATAAGCTGCGCTCGTTCCTGACCGTGATTGGCGTCGTGATTGGCGTGATGACGGTGATGGCGATTGCTTCGATCATCAGTGGCATTGATTACGCCGTCACCCAACAGATCGAATCGTTCGGCACCAACTCTCTGTTCATCAACAAATTCGACCGGGGCATACGTTTCGGCCCGCCCACCCGCGAAGAACGTATGCGCAAGCCGCTGACCTATGACGACGCGGTGGCGCTGGCGCAATTGCCTTCGGTCAGCATCTCGGTGCCACTGCTCAACATCACCAACGACTATTTCGGGCGCAAGATCGAGGTCAAAGGCGGCGGCACGCAATCCGCCGCCGTGTTGTTGCAAGGCACCTTGCCCGATTACGAAAAAGCCGGAATTTGGGTAATCTCCGCCGGACGTTTTTTCACCCAAGGCGAGAACGACAACACCGATGAAGTCTGCGTCATTGGTGCTTCGGTCGCCGATCAGTTCTTCCCCTTCGGTTCGCCGCTCGACAAAACCATCACCATCGGCGGGCGCGAATTCCGCGTCATCGGCGTGCTGGAAAAACGCGAACAACTTTTCGGCGGCGGCCAGGGCAACAACGATCAGAACAACATCATTTTCATGCCTTACAGTTTGGCGCTGCGTCTGAAACCGCGCGCCGACGATGTCTTCATCCTCGCCGTCGCCAAACCCGGCATGCTCAAAACCGCGCAGGACCAAGTCGCCGATTTGCTGCGCATTCGCCGCCAAGTATCTTTCGGCCAGCCGAACAACTTCGGCATTCAGACAGCGGATTCGATCATTGACACCTTCCGTTCGATCACTTTCGGCGTCGCGCTGGCGATGATCGCGATCTCTTCGGTCGGTCTGATGGTCGGCGGCATCGGCGTAATGAACATCATGCTGGTCAGCGTCACCGAACGCACCAAAGAGATCGGCATCCGCAAAGCCATCGGCGGCAAACGCCGCGACATCCTCTGGCAATTCCTGATCGAAGCCATGACGCTGACCGGCCTGGGTGGCCTGATCGGTTTGTTTTTTGGCTGGCTGATCACGCTGCTGATCAAACTGATCGTGCCGTCGTATGTGCCGCTCTGGGCGCCCATCGCAGGCTTTGTGTCGAGCGTAGGCATCGGGCTGATTTTCGGTTTGTGGCCGGCGTGGAAGGCGGCGCGGATGGATCCGATTGAGGCATTACGGTATGAGTGA
- a CDS encoding tetratricopeptide repeat protein, which translates to MEKRATIDFTRDPGTLSLPGFRARSQETLRQQIENAGLPGTWVAADLSLGAWRGQQVAREFFAQLALELPSSEFAVADWHRAAPPREISYADIIGEFIDAEALGDRATVESLNFAQRIRERVQGVAPYLFLVIAPRAALPWENENLLFIRFLAQALRATPSKIALVAADADDPAVPADWEIDWQGSREPPPVTVAGDILGLVPGVSSPEMRLALAAADLPPAAALIPLANGYCLVPPERRRRPQDVARLEFDRLGALARPFGWLDAYAQFHGNNMYVEPWFLYTEGQRRLAEGGLGITLRLLERALTKLRIGLDWGIFQSYAQGLRVASQRFAEAANIPDPPAVLPPEMRSFLLQSKGWGYVMTGNLACAEACFQQACSFADPAGQERREYLYLLNIFALCRLKAGDITQALALEKEIEERTARLPFPDRRLQYVNSINLARLYRRRQEFEQAEQYFNAAFSTTLGARSESDALYANLILARLAAERGNHREAFSAWMRAGLHWAASNAPEAVGARVVSSLLGKSAKFEGSMPEAVSASIAASLLAAAALSGSAEIARALQNAKPATLPAPVFARTEQLRQVLPAAGFHCALLGPGFAVLGMHNPLTPQIADRTSGNSGRYSSPC; encoded by the coding sequence GTGGAGAAACGCGCCACAATTGATTTCACCAGAGACCCCGGCACCCTATCCCTGCCGGGGTTTCGCGCCCGAAGCCAGGAAACGCTGAGGCAGCAAATTGAGAACGCCGGTCTGCCAGGAACTTGGGTGGCGGCGGATTTGAGCCTTGGTGCCTGGAGAGGCCAGCAAGTGGCGCGGGAATTCTTTGCGCAACTTGCGCTGGAGCTTCCGAGTTCTGAATTCGCGGTGGCGGACTGGCATCGCGCAGCGCCACCCAGAGAAATTTCCTATGCCGATATTATCGGCGAGTTTATTGACGCTGAAGCGCTCGGCGACCGGGCCACCGTTGAATCACTAAACTTCGCGCAGCGAATCAGAGAAAGAGTACAGGGAGTTGCACCCTATCTCTTCCTGGTGATCGCGCCGCGCGCTGCGCTTCCCTGGGAAAACGAGAATCTCCTTTTTATCCGGTTTTTGGCGCAAGCGTTACGCGCCACGCCGAGTAAGATCGCGCTGGTCGCGGCAGATGCAGACGACCCGGCAGTGCCGGCGGATTGGGAAATAGACTGGCAAGGGAGCCGGGAACCGCCGCCCGTGACCGTGGCAGGAGATATTCTTGGCCTGGTTCCTGGGGTCAGCTCCCCTGAAATGCGGCTTGCGCTGGCGGCGGCTGATTTGCCGCCAGCCGCCGCGCTCATCCCGCTCGCCAATGGTTATTGTCTCGTTCCGCCTGAGCGGCGGCGGCGTCCGCAGGATGTGGCCCGCCTGGAATTTGATCGGTTGGGCGCGCTGGCGCGCCCTTTTGGCTGGCTGGATGCTTATGCGCAGTTCCACGGGAACAATATGTATGTGGAGCCCTGGTTTCTTTACACCGAAGGACAACGGCGCCTGGCGGAAGGTGGGCTGGGGATTACGTTGCGGCTGCTTGAAAGAGCACTCACGAAGCTTCGGATCGGATTGGATTGGGGAATCTTTCAGTCTTATGCCCAGGGCCTGCGCGTGGCTTCCCAACGGTTTGCTGAGGCGGCCAACATCCCTGATCCCCCGGCGGTTCTGCCCCCCGAAATGCGGAGCTTTCTGTTGCAATCCAAAGGCTGGGGATATGTGATGACGGGCAACCTCGCGTGCGCCGAAGCATGTTTTCAGCAGGCGTGTTCATTCGCCGACCCGGCCGGACAGGAGCGCCGCGAATACCTTTACCTGTTAAATATCTTTGCGCTCTGCCGCCTGAAAGCAGGCGACATCACACAGGCTTTAGCGCTGGAAAAGGAGATCGAAGAACGAACCGCGCGCTTGCCTTTCCCAGACCGCCGTCTCCAATATGTAAATTCGATCAACCTGGCCCGGCTGTACCGTCGTCGTCAGGAATTCGAGCAGGCAGAGCAGTATTTCAACGCCGCCTTTTCCACGACGCTGGGGGCGCGTTCAGAAAGCGATGCGTTGTATGCCAACCTAATCCTGGCTAGGCTGGCTGCTGAGCGCGGGAACCATAGAGAGGCATTCAGCGCCTGGATGCGGGCAGGGCTTCACTGGGCCGCCAGCAACGCGCCGGAAGCCGTGGGAGCGCGCGTCGTAAGCTCCCTGCTGGGCAAGAGCGCAAAATTCGAGGGCAGCATGCCAGAGGCAGTTTCCGCCTCAATCGCGGCCTCGCTGCTGGCCGCAGCCGCCCTTTCGGGCAGCGCGGAAATTGCCCGCGCATTGCAAAACGCCAAACCGGCAACGCTGCCCGCACCGGTTTTTGCCCGTACCGAACAGCTTCGCCAGGTATTGCCGGCGGCGGGCTTCCATTGCGCCTTGCTGGGCCCGGGCTTTGCTGTCCTCGGCATGCACAATCCGCTGACGCCGCAAATCGCCGATCGAACTTCCGGCAACTCCGGGCGCTACTCTTCACCGTGCTAG
- a CDS encoding SagB family peptide dehydrogenase, with amino-acid sequence MLNSNRFTDPPISEGDGDLIWETFHENSKLSAFDVPPADHEVLARMEQLAESFSFHGYPVLELPATLAPLTIPLGEALLKRSTAKQMLPLPVNLQTVATLLHCAAGITRDQRSLGYPRAFRAAPSAGALYPLEIYFHSAHAEGFPTGLYHYNPVENHLRRLRDGDQSETLARALAQQTNVHDASLLIFITAVFDRSTFKYGDRGYRFALLEAGHVAQNFNLVALGLGLGSINLGGYYDRRIDDFLDLDGLTHSTIYLIAIGQEAEASELNRAEG; translated from the coding sequence ATGCTCAACAGTAATCGCTTCACCGATCCGCCAATTTCAGAAGGCGATGGCGATCTCATTTGGGAAACCTTCCACGAGAACTCGAAACTGTCGGCGTTCGATGTGCCGCCTGCTGACCATGAGGTCTTGGCGCGAATGGAGCAGCTTGCCGAATCGTTTTCCTTTCACGGCTATCCGGTTCTGGAACTGCCCGCAACGTTGGCGCCGCTGACCATCCCGCTCGGCGAAGCGCTCCTCAAACGGTCTACGGCAAAGCAGATGCTTCCCCTGCCAGTCAATTTGCAGACCGTGGCGACGCTGCTGCATTGCGCTGCTGGCATCACCCGCGATCAACGTTCGCTGGGGTATCCGCGCGCGTTCCGCGCCGCGCCGTCGGCGGGGGCGCTTTATCCGCTGGAAATCTATTTCCACAGCGCGCATGCCGAGGGCTTTCCAACGGGCCTTTATCATTACAATCCGGTAGAAAATCATCTGCGCCGGCTCCGCGATGGCGACCAATCAGAGACGCTGGCGCGCGCGCTGGCGCAGCAAACCAACGTGCACGATGCGTCATTGCTTATTTTCATTACGGCTGTTTTCGACCGTTCGACGTTCAAGTATGGCGACCGCGGCTATCGTTTCGCCTTACTTGAAGCTGGGCACGTGGCCCAAAATTTCAACCTTGTGGCGCTCGGCCTGGGCCTGGGGAGCATCAACCTGGGCGGCTATTACGATCGTCGGATTGATGACTTCCTTGACTTGGATGGGCTGACGCACTCCACCATCTATCTGATCGCCATCGGACAGGAAGCCGAGGCATCCGAGCTGAATCGCGCCGAGGGCTAG
- a CDS encoding YcaO-like family protein, with the protein MSAKQKSLRRLFDALEYIVDEHLGIVQFVTESPRQPGSPDFFHFFAQACNTDSFSEQANFNKTGGASAQRGIAMAKAIGESVERYCGALYQLAELPLHPYANAPFRCVHPAEFALLSPAQYQNPKVMFVPFDEHTPVRWAPAVDPLRGESWHVPAAMVYVPYIYHRGQGDSPIAQSISTGLACHCSYFEAAISALCEVIERDAFTITWQARLAPPQIRAESLSARNRDLVARFENAGYEVTLFDMTLDAGVPTVLSVSRNTMPEAPPLVPAGSASLDPEEAVRKSLEELAHTLEYCQKIMIHMPRLANNPHYDNVEDQTGHLNFWCDHAKAPLANFLFASPARIDFGSLANLSTGEPGKDLQTLLQKLRAVNHMALLCDLTTPDVQEVGLSVVRAIIPGFHPLAVGHSIRAQGGNRLWTIPQQLGYAGITREKGDNSVPHPYP; encoded by the coding sequence ATGAGTGCGAAACAGAAATCCTTGCGGCGCCTATTTGATGCGTTGGAATACATCGTAGACGAGCATCTGGGGATTGTTCAGTTTGTGACGGAATCGCCCCGCCAGCCGGGCAGTCCTGATTTTTTTCATTTTTTCGCGCAAGCGTGCAATACCGATTCTTTCAGCGAGCAAGCGAACTTTAACAAGACTGGCGGCGCGTCTGCCCAGCGCGGCATCGCCATGGCGAAGGCGATTGGCGAGTCAGTCGAACGCTATTGCGGAGCGCTTTACCAGTTGGCGGAGTTGCCGCTCCATCCCTATGCGAACGCGCCTTTCCGCTGTGTGCATCCGGCGGAGTTCGCGCTGCTCAGCCCGGCGCAGTATCAGAACCCCAAAGTGATGTTTGTGCCTTTCGATGAGCACACGCCGGTGCGATGGGCGCCGGCGGTTGACCCGCTGCGCGGCGAGAGCTGGCACGTCCCGGCGGCCATGGTCTATGTCCCCTACATCTACCATCGCGGGCAAGGGGACAGCCCCATCGCGCAGTCCATTTCGACTGGACTGGCCTGTCATTGCAGCTATTTTGAAGCGGCGATTTCCGCGCTTTGCGAAGTGATCGAGCGCGACGCATTTACCATCACCTGGCAAGCCAGGCTGGCCCCTCCGCAGATTCGCGCGGAATCGCTGAGCGCGCGCAATCGCGACCTTGTCGCGCGCTTCGAGAACGCCGGTTATGAGGTGACGCTGTTCGATATGACGCTGGATGCCGGTGTCCCCACAGTCCTCTCTGTTTCGCGCAACACCATGCCTGAGGCGCCGCCGCTGGTTCCCGCCGGATCGGCATCCCTTGATCCTGAAGAGGCTGTCCGCAAGAGTTTGGAAGAGTTGGCGCATACGCTGGAATATTGCCAGAAGATTATGATCCATATGCCGCGTCTGGCGAACAACCCCCATTACGACAATGTGGAGGATCAAACCGGCCATCTGAATTTTTGGTGCGATCATGCGAAGGCCCCGCTCGCGAATTTTCTTTTCGCCTCACCGGCACGGATAGATTTCGGCAGTCTCGCGAACCTATCCACAGGTGAGCCTGGGAAAGACTTGCAAACGCTGTTGCAAAAGCTGCGCGCCGTAAACCACATGGCGTTACTTTGCGATCTGACGACGCCGGATGTTCAGGAAGTGGGTCTGTCGGTGGTACGCGCCATCATCCCCGGCTTTCATCCGCTTGCCGTCGGCCATAGTATCCGTGCGCAGGGCGGCAACCGGCTCTGGACGATCCCCCAGCAACTCGGTTACGCAGGCATCACGCGCGAAAAAGGCGACAACTCTGTCCCGCATCCCTATCCATAG
- a CDS encoding TOMM precursor leader peptide-binding protein — MSNDNLPHGLNGLTAGDQTAAVEDARRFIALPVQLIESAEGAILRRGSTQVMIRGERAMPAIQILLAAMTGEGITIREACDHFAAPDHPAVRQLIEQLLARRFVIPAGQDAGPADPEGPLDVFYWNFGTSTGAVIEQLSQVRVAILGVNHISRQLTNALVTSGVTNVALIDYPFLRNLSFFDGTQFRAPLWKVAVEPLAYEDWLAKLQADSFDCLVATSDFGGLRLMREWNAFCLERDRHFLPVVLQDMVGYIGPSVIPGETACFECFIARLESTRTGHALESALEAQAFAGQQVAGFHPSMASVLGDIAALELMKFYSRALPLWKVGSVMEVNLLAGRIDSRKVLRVPRCRACSPLIRRSSTSIINSSLASKVVEE, encoded by the coding sequence ATGAGCAATGATAACCTCCCTCACGGGCTGAATGGACTGACCGCCGGTGACCAGACGGCTGCGGTTGAGGATGCGCGGCGCTTCATCGCGCTGCCCGTTCAACTGATTGAATCCGCCGAGGGGGCGATCCTCAGACGCGGCTCCACACAGGTCATGATTCGCGGCGAGCGCGCGATGCCGGCCATTCAGATACTGCTCGCTGCAATGACGGGGGAAGGGATAACGATCAGGGAAGCCTGTGACCACTTTGCGGCTCCGGATCACCCCGCTGTCAGGCAACTCATTGAGCAACTGCTGGCCCGCCGCTTTGTGATCCCGGCGGGCCAAGACGCTGGCCCAGCCGACCCTGAAGGCCCGCTCGATGTTTTCTATTGGAATTTTGGGACATCAACCGGCGCAGTCATTGAACAACTGAGCCAGGTCCGTGTTGCGATTCTCGGCGTCAACCACATTTCACGCCAACTGACCAACGCGCTAGTCACCTCCGGCGTGACAAATGTCGCGCTGATTGATTATCCGTTTCTCCGCAATCTTTCTTTCTTTGACGGGACGCAGTTCCGGGCGCCGTTGTGGAAGGTGGCCGTTGAACCCCTTGCCTATGAGGACTGGCTGGCAAAGCTTCAAGCGGATTCGTTTGATTGCCTTGTGGCGACTTCCGATTTCGGCGGCTTGCGCTTGATGCGAGAGTGGAACGCTTTCTGCCTGGAACGTGACCGCCACTTCCTTCCCGTGGTGTTGCAGGATATGGTCGGCTATATCGGCCCTTCCGTGATTCCTGGCGAGACAGCCTGCTTCGAATGCTTTATTGCGCGGTTGGAATCCACGCGCACCGGCCACGCGCTGGAGTCTGCGCTGGAGGCGCAGGCCTTCGCCGGCCAGCAGGTGGCGGGCTTCCATCCTTCGATGGCTTCGGTACTCGGCGATATCGCCGCCCTCGAGCTGATGAAATTTTATAGTCGTGCGCTCCCGCTCTGGAAAGTCGGCTCCGTGATGGAGGTGAACCTGTTGGCCGGTCGCATTGATTCAAGAAAAGTCCTGCGCGTGCCGCGCTGCCGCGCCTGTAGCCCGCTTATCCGCCGTTCCTCCACATCCATCATCAACAGCTCGCTCGCGAGCAAGGTGGTTGAAGAATGA
- a CDS encoding CPBP family intramembrane metalloprotease, with the protein MLAVQLVQPAIALSNSLKRPGLDHILRGALLSLMLRVVFPVWNNTPMVNADLPTIIYLPVAWMGVAGTSLSYALLARTRIDLTRVFAALNIQRQFTAALCLYNIWTFVAALIFSFLFARRGVGGVTVGWGGNLSFAGATLAIIGAGIGILLWPILEWGIGYFGFKMFYAQRVEHAQSDRLSRLELSLLTILGALTVPALEELIFRGYVFNALLAYTGNTARAIFFTALMFASIHVVFGIGMVIYALILSFMLSALALFANNLYPAILMHSLVNFWGIVAMPILSQRKRGSQRD; encoded by the coding sequence TTGCTGGCTGTGCAATTGGTGCAGCCAGCTATTGCTTTGTCTAACAGCTTAAAAAGACCGGGCCTGGATCACATTCTTCGCGGGGCCTTGCTTTCATTGATGCTGCGCGTCGTGTTCCCGGTTTGGAATAATACGCCTATGGTCAATGCTGATCTGCCGACCATTATTTACCTCCCAGTGGCGTGGATGGGGGTTGCGGGGACTTCGCTTTCCTATGCGTTACTGGCTCGGACACGGATTGACCTCACGCGAGTTTTCGCGGCACTGAACATCCAGCGCCAGTTCACGGCTGCACTCTGCCTCTACAATATCTGGACGTTTGTGGCGGCTCTGATCTTTTCCTTCCTCTTCGCACGCCGAGGGGTTGGCGGCGTCACCGTGGGATGGGGAGGAAATCTTTCCTTCGCGGGTGCAACGCTGGCGATAATCGGGGCCGGGATAGGAATCCTGCTCTGGCCGATCTTGGAGTGGGGCATTGGGTATTTTGGCTTCAAAATGTTTTACGCGCAGCGGGTCGAGCACGCGCAATCGGATAGACTCTCCCGCTTGGAACTCAGCTTATTAACCATACTAGGCGCGCTGACAGTGCCGGCGCTTGAGGAGCTGATCTTTCGCGGATATGTTTTCAACGCGCTGCTGGCGTATACCGGGAACACGGCCCGTGCAATCTTTTTCACGGCGCTGATGTTTGCCAGTATCCATGTGGTTTTTGGAATAGGCATGGTGATTTATGCATTGATCTTGTCGTTCATGCTATCGGCGCTGGCCCTGTTTGCGAACAACCTTTATCCGGCAATTCTGATGCATTCGCTGGTCAATTTCTGGGGGATAGTAGCGATGCCAATTCTCTCTCAAAGGAAGCGCGGGAGCCAAAGAGATTGA